Proteins encoded together in one Roseibacterium elongatum DSM 19469 window:
- a CDS encoding DUF4159 domain-containing protein yields the protein MPMIGSLAFTAPLLLTALIALPILWWLLRAVPPAPIRRRFPGVALLLGLKDDESQTDKTPWWLLLLRMLAVAAAIVGFAGPVLNPQQDRGDSDAPLLVVMDSSWASARDWSARLDRARLALQEAGRAGRTVALVQLTDLPPGDLALQSANSWIARVAGLEPSPFVPDFTAAANWAEGLGPGLEVLWFSDGLAHPGRDDLFDALEAVGPVTVFQGARDVLALSPPRYADGVIHAPLTRQGGTGPRDVTVAAHGLDPVGIPRELSRASATFAAGATRAEAEFDLPPELRNRITRFEIVGERSAGAVALADDGLQRREVALIDAGGEDEGQALLSPLHYLRQALAPTADLMEGTLADMLLASPDAIILADVATISAEVEERLIDWVENGGLLLRFAGPRLAASDLARDSAGPLMPVRLRAGGRTVGGAMSWGEPKALRPFAESSPFFGLAIPEDVRVSSQVMAQPDPTLSERTIASLSDGTPLVTRAPLGQGSVVLFHVTANAEWSSLPLSGLFVQMLERLAVSTRPATPDAAELAGTTWVPEEVLDGFGVLREAGTRPGVAGADLAEAPLSADLLPGLYSDGERRVARNVISEDMTLTAANWPARIPVEGMTAIAPTDLMAAFLTGALILLLVDAIVALWLAGRLSGLSRGAAIVLACVLLAPEAQAQDPAGDDELALLATSEVTLAYVLTGDAQLDEVSRAGLMGLSTVLWNRTSVEPAAPMGVDLESDELTFFPMLYWPVTVDQPIPSPQAYRRLNDYLRGGGMIVFDTRDAHIGAFGSGTPEGRHLRALAAPLDIPPLEPIPEDHVLTRTFYLLQAFPGRHVSPDVWVEAAPPDAEQIEGMPFRNLNDGVTPVLIGGNDWAAAWAVTEMGRPMFPVGRGMTGDRQREIAYRFGVNLVMHVLSGNYKSDQVHVPALLDRLGQ from the coding sequence GTGCCCATGATCGGATCGCTGGCCTTTACCGCGCCGCTGCTCCTGACGGCCCTTATCGCACTGCCGATCCTGTGGTGGCTGTTGCGCGCGGTGCCGCCTGCACCTATCCGCCGGCGTTTTCCCGGTGTCGCCTTGTTGCTGGGGCTGAAGGATGACGAAAGCCAGACGGACAAGACGCCATGGTGGCTGCTGCTGTTGCGCATGTTGGCGGTCGCTGCGGCGATTGTCGGATTTGCCGGCCCGGTTCTGAACCCGCAGCAGGACCGTGGCGACAGCGACGCGCCGCTTCTGGTCGTGATGGACAGTTCCTGGGCCTCGGCGCGGGATTGGTCGGCACGGTTGGACCGGGCGCGGCTGGCCCTGCAAGAGGCGGGGCGCGCCGGGCGCACGGTGGCGCTGGTGCAGTTGACCGATCTGCCGCCGGGCGATCTGGCCCTGCAATCGGCCAACAGCTGGATTGCGCGCGTCGCCGGGTTGGAGCCGTCGCCCTTCGTGCCCGATTTCACCGCGGCCGCAAACTGGGCCGAGGGGCTTGGTCCGGGGCTGGAGGTGCTGTGGTTCTCGGACGGGCTGGCGCATCCCGGCCGCGACGACCTGTTCGATGCCCTCGAAGCGGTCGGGCCTGTCACGGTTTTCCAGGGCGCGCGCGATGTGCTGGCCCTGTCGCCGCCGCGCTACGCCGACGGCGTGATCCATGCGCCGCTGACGCGGCAGGGCGGCACCGGGCCGCGTGACGTCACGGTCGCCGCGCATGGGTTGGACCCTGTGGGCATTCCGCGTGAACTGTCGCGTGCCAGCGCCACGTTTGCCGCGGGCGCGACGCGGGCCGAGGCCGAATTCGATCTGCCGCCCGAGCTGCGCAACCGGATCACGCGTTTCGAGATCGTGGGCGAACGATCGGCCGGGGCGGTCGCGCTGGCCGATGACGGGTTGCAGCGCCGCGAGGTCGCCTTGATCGATGCCGGGGGCGAGGACGAGGGGCAGGCGCTGCTGTCGCCGCTGCATTACCTGCGCCAGGCGCTCGCCCCGACCGCCGACCTGATGGAGGGGACGTTGGCCGACATGCTGCTGGCCAGCCCCGATGCGATCATCCTGGCCGATGTCGCCACGATTTCGGCCGAGGTCGAAGAGCGCCTGATCGACTGGGTCGAAAATGGTGGCCTGCTGCTGCGCTTTGCCGGGCCGCGCCTTGCGGCCTCGGACCTGGCGCGCGACAGTGCCGGACCGCTGATGCCGGTGCGTCTGCGCGCGGGCGGCCGGACGGTTGGGGGCGCCATGTCCTGGGGCGAGCCAAAGGCCCTGCGCCCCTTTGCCGAGAGCTCGCCGTTTTTCGGCCTTGCAATCCCCGAGGATGTGCGCGTGTCCTCGCAGGTGATGGCGCAGCCCGATCCGACCCTGTCCGAGCGCACCATCGCCTCGCTGTCGGATGGCACGCCGTTGGTCACGCGGGCTCCGTTGGGGCAGGGCAGCGTGGTGCTCTTTCACGTTACGGCCAATGCCGAATGGTCCAGCCTGCCCTTGTCGGGCCTGTTCGTGCAGATGCTGGAACGTCTTGCCGTGTCCACCCGGCCCGCGACGCCCGACGCAGCGGAACTGGCGGGCACGACCTGGGTGCCGGAAGAGGTGCTCGACGGGTTCGGCGTATTGCGCGAGGCGGGTACGCGGCCGGGCGTCGCCGGCGCGGATCTGGCCGAGGCGCCCCTGTCGGCGGATCTGCTGCCCGGTCTCTATTCGGATGGCGAGCGCCGCGTCGCGCGCAACGTGATCTCCGAGGACATGACATTGACCGCCGCCAACTGGCCGGCGCGCATCCCTGTCGAGGGGATGACCGCCATCGCGCCGACGGACCTTATGGCGGCCTTCCTGACAGGGGCGCTGATCCTGCTGCTGGTGGACGCGATTGTGGCGCTGTGGCTGGCGGGGCGTCTGTCGGGCCTGTCGCGCGGGGCAGCGATCGTGCTGGCCTGTGTGCTTCTGGCCCCGGAGGCGCAGGCGCAGGATCCTGCCGGCGACGACGAGTTGGCCCTGCTGGCTACGTCCGAGGTGACACTGGCTTATGTCCTGACCGGTGACGCGCAGTTGGACGAGGTCAGCCGCGCCGGTCTGATGGGCCTGTCGACCGTCTTGTGGAACCGAACCTCGGTCGAGCCCGCGGCCCCGATGGGTGTCGATCTGGAAAGCGACGAGTTGACGTTTTTTCCGATGCTCTATTGGCCGGTCACGGTCGATCAGCCGATCCCGTCACCGCAGGCTTACCGGCGCCTGAACGACTATTTGCGGGGCGGCGGCATGATCGTCTTCGACACGCGGGACGCGCATATCGGGGCTTTCGGCTCGGGCACGCCCGAGGGGCGGCACCTGCGGGCGTTGGCGGCCCCACTGGATATTCCACCGCTCGAACCGATCCCCGAGGATCACGTCCTGACGCGCACCTTCTACCTGTTGCAGGCTTTTCCCGGCCGTCACGTCAGCCCCGATGTCTGGGTCGAGGCCGCGCCGCCCGATGCCGAACAGATCGAGGGGATGCCGTTTCGCAACCTCAATGACGGGGTGACGCCTGTCCTGATCGGCGGCAACGACTGGGCCGCCGCCTGGGCCGTGACCGAGATGGGCCGCCCGATGTTCCCGGTGGGCCGCGGCATGACCGGCGACCGCCAGCGCGAGATCGCCTATCGCTTTGGCGTGAACCTCGTGATGCATGTCCTGTCGGGCAACTACAAATCCGACCAGGTGCATGTGCCCGCCCTGCTTGACCGATTGGGACAGTGA
- a CDS encoding DUF58 domain-containing protein, translated as MSQSALHTPDTLRSRSEALAGTLPALMADAQHLSATILLGTHGRKRAGTGDEFWQYRPAEAGDAMRAIDWRRSARSDGHFLRQTEWQAAQSVMLGVDDAASMTFTGSASRPSKLRRAQTLAMAVGILAVHGGERVGLTHLNEPPRGGRGQLVRMAQALMDGHEAGDYGVPRPKVMPMGSRAVFFSDFLGDPAPIEEVLGRAADRGVKGALVQVLDPDEEAFPYDGRTVFESMSGAIRFETLKAKSLRDEYLARLAERKDRLDRATRRTGWRFAIHHTDQPAEPTLLWIYRALEKVRA; from the coding sequence TTGAGCCAATCCGCCCTCCATACGCCCGACACGCTGCGGTCGCGCTCCGAGGCGCTGGCCGGCACGCTGCCCGCGCTCATGGCCGATGCGCAGCATCTGTCGGCGACGATCCTTCTGGGCACACATGGGCGCAAACGGGCGGGCACGGGTGACGAGTTCTGGCAATATCGTCCGGCCGAGGCCGGCGACGCGATGCGCGCGATCGACTGGCGCCGCTCGGCCCGGTCGGACGGGCATTTCCTGCGCCAGACGGAATGGCAGGCGGCGCAATCGGTGATGCTGGGCGTCGACGACGCGGCCTCGATGACCTTTACCGGGTCGGCGTCGCGCCCGTCGAAGCTGCGCCGCGCGCAGACATTGGCGATGGCGGTCGGCATTCTGGCCGTGCATGGCGGCGAGCGTGTGGGGCTGACCCATCTGAACGAGCCGCCGCGGGGCGGCCGGGGTCAGCTTGTGCGCATGGCGCAGGCGCTGATGGATGGGCACGAGGCCGGCGACTATGGCGTGCCGCGTCCCAAGGTCATGCCCATGGGCAGCCGTGCGGTGTTTTTCTCGGATTTCCTTGGCGACCCGGCCCCCATCGAAGAGGTCCTGGGCCGCGCCGCCGATCGCGGCGTCAAGGGCGCCCTGGTGCAGGTGCTCGACCCCGATGAAGAGGCGTTCCCCTATGACGGGCGCACGGTGTTCGAGTCGATGTCAGGTGCCATTCGGTTCGAGACGCTGAAGGCGAAATCCTTGCGCGACGAGTATCTGGCGCGGCTGGCCGAGCGCAAGGATCGCCTCGACCGCGCGACCCGGCGGACCGGCTGGCGCTTTGCAATCCATCACACCGACCAACCGGCCGAGCCCACGCTGTTGTGGATCTACCGCGCCCTGGAAAAGGTGCGGGCATGA
- a CDS encoding CopD family protein: MEWVKVLHLLCVLGWMTGIFAVPRALIYWKREYARIGEFGPTGDLTIRIYRFSLGLGVIAILSGIYLFWWWGWPVWAWVKLGLVTALAAHYGWTGKLVLRARKGQFDESDFYLRVFNEISVLAVIVVLYLVVFKPF; the protein is encoded by the coding sequence ATGGAATGGGTTAAAGTCCTTCATTTGTTGTGCGTTCTCGGGTGGATGACGGGCATCTTCGCGGTGCCCCGCGCGCTGATCTACTGGAAACGCGAATACGCGAGGATCGGTGAATTCGGACCGACCGGCGATCTGACCATCCGCATCTACCGCTTTTCCCTGGGTCTTGGCGTGATCGCGATTCTTTCGGGGATCTACCTGTTCTGGTGGTGGGGCTGGCCCGTCTGGGCCTGGGTCAAGCTGGGCCTCGTCACGGCCCTCGCGGCGCATTACGGCTGGACCGGGAAACTGGTGTTGCGCGCCCGCAAGGGGCAGTTCGACGAAAGCGACTTCTATCTGCGCGTGTTCAACGAAATCAGCGTTCTGGCCGTCATCGTCGTGCTGTACCTGGTGGTGTTCAAACCGTTCTGA
- a CDS encoding membrane protein: MEFARQILIDPLLPLLVLYGLAAAVVVVVALSIWRGLSGWPYRLLAGATLLLALLNPSLQSEDREPLSDIVLLVVDQSASQRLADREDQTADALGRLEQEVAALGMELRVARVADAPDNAGTLLMAELGRMMAETPRARIAGAILLTDGQLHDAALVPDMPAPIHALLTGRDTDWDRRLVIETAPAFAIIGEEFAMTLRIEDQGAVPADLAGRAEIRIAIDGGEAQSYQVPVGETLQLPLTLDHAGQNVVQFTVPDAAGELTDRNNAAVVQINGIRDRLRVLLVSGEPHPGQRTWRNLLKSDPAVDLVHFTILRPPDKQDGVPVSELSLIAFPTRELFMEAVDEFDLIIFDRYQRRGILPMLYIDNIRRYVEDGGALLLAAGPDFASAASLYRTPLSEILPGEPTARVISAPFLPEISDLGARHPVTSGLQSAHTALADSDAPWGRWLRQIELLDRGGQTVMTGAEGSPLLMLDRVGEGRVAQLASDHAWLWDRGYEGGGPQLELLRRLAHWMMGEPDLEEEALVAQAEGQSITITRRTLADGVGDVVVTAPDGTEEVITLEPTAPGRFSAEILGADQGLYRLTDGDLETVIALGPAAPREFEETIASGDRLADVVAPLSGGIHQLQDGVPDLRRVAEGRNASGRGWIGLTSRDAYLTTDVTVSALLPTWLLLLMAAGLMLAGWLREGRQ, encoded by the coding sequence ATGGAATTCGCCCGACAGATCCTGATCGATCCGCTTCTGCCGCTGCTGGTCCTCTATGGCCTGGCTGCCGCGGTGGTGGTGGTCGTCGCCCTGTCGATCTGGCGCGGCCTGTCCGGCTGGCCCTATCGCCTGCTGGCCGGGGCGACACTGCTTCTGGCGTTGCTGAACCCGTCCCTGCAATCCGAAGACCGCGAGCCGCTGTCGGACATCGTTCTGCTGGTCGTCGACCAGTCGGCCAGCCAGCGCCTCGCCGACCGCGAAGACCAGACCGCCGACGCCCTGGGCCGCCTCGAACAGGAGGTCGCCGCCCTTGGGATGGAGTTGCGTGTCGCACGCGTCGCGGACGCGCCGGACAACGCCGGCACCCTGCTAATGGCCGAGTTGGGGCGCATGATGGCCGAAACGCCGCGCGCCCGTATCGCCGGGGCCATCCTGCTGACCGATGGGCAGTTGCATGACGCCGCCTTGGTGCCCGACATGCCCGCCCCGATCCATGCCTTGCTGACGGGGCGCGACACGGATTGGGATCGCCGCCTGGTGATCGAGACCGCGCCGGCCTTTGCCATCATCGGCGAAGAGTTTGCCATGACGCTGCGCATCGAGGATCAGGGCGCGGTGCCCGCGGATCTGGCGGGGCGGGCCGAAATCCGGATCGCCATCGATGGGGGCGAGGCGCAAAGCTATCAGGTTCCCGTTGGCGAGACATTGCAACTGCCGCTGACGCTGGACCATGCCGGCCAGAACGTCGTGCAATTCACCGTCCCCGACGCGGCGGGCGAACTGACCGATCGCAACAATGCGGCCGTGGTTCAGATCAACGGCATCCGCGACCGGCTGCGCGTGTTGTTGGTTTCGGGCGAGCCGCACCCGGGCCAGCGCACATGGCGCAACCTGTTGAAATCCGATCCGGCGGTGGATCTTGTGCATTTCACCATCCTGCGCCCGCCCGACAAGCAGGACGGCGTGCCGGTGTCCGAGTTGTCGCTGATCGCCTTTCCGACGCGCGAGTTGTTCATGGAGGCGGTGGACGAGTTCGACCTGATCATCTTCGACCGCTACCAGCGGCGCGGCATTCTGCCGATGCTCTATATCGACAATATCCGGCGCTACGTCGAAGATGGCGGCGCCCTGTTGCTGGCGGCGGGGCCGGATTTCGCCTCGGCGGCCTCGCTCTATCGCACGCCTTTGTCGGAAATCCTGCCCGGCGAGCCGACGGCACGGGTAATTTCCGCGCCCTTCCTGCCGGAAATCTCGGATCTGGGCGCACGTCACCCGGTCACCTCGGGGCTGCAATCGGCGCATACAGCGCTTGCCGACAGTGATGCCCCCTGGGGCCGCTGGTTGCGCCAGATCGAACTGTTGGATCGCGGCGGTCAGACCGTGATGACCGGGGCCGAGGGCAGCCCGCTCTTGATGCTGGACCGTGTGGGCGAGGGACGGGTGGCGCAACTGGCCTCGGATCATGCGTGGCTGTGGGATCGCGGCTATGAAGGAGGCGGCCCGCAGCTGGAGTTGTTGCGGCGGCTGGCCCATTGGATGATGGGTGAACCCGATCTCGAGGAAGAGGCCCTTGTCGCACAGGCCGAGGGCCAGTCGATCACGATCACGCGCCGGACCCTGGCCGACGGGGTGGGCGATGTCGTGGTCACCGCGCCCGATGGCACCGAAGAGGTCATCACGCTGGAGCCAACCGCGCCCGGCCGCTTCTCGGCCGAGATCCTGGGGGCCGATCAGGGGCTGTATCGTCTGACGGACGGCGACCTGGAGACGGTTATTGCCCTGGGGCCCGCCGCGCCGCGCGAGTTCGAGGAAACCATCGCCTCGGGCGACCGTCTGGCCGATGTGGTCGCGCCCTTGTCGGGGGGCATTCACCAGCTGCAGGACGGGGTGCCGGATCTGCGCCGGGTCGCCGAGGGGCGGAATGCCTCGGGGCGGGGATGGATCGGCCTGACCTCGCGCGATGCCTATCTGACGACGGACGTGACCGTATCCGCCTTGCTGCCCACATGGCTGCTGCTGCTGATGGCGGCGGGGCTGATGCTGGCGGGCTGGCTGCGCGAAGGCCGACAATAG